In Haloarcula salinisoli, one genomic interval encodes:
- a CDS encoding MarR family transcriptional regulator — protein sequence MSTTTEDMSASPFAQEDFRERLRELPPSAKLVAKVLEDDAPLSQGQLAETSLLPDRTVRYALNRLEESELVDSRYSFTDARKQVYFLTA from the coding sequence ATGAGTACGACCACCGAGGATATGTCGGCGTCACCGTTCGCGCAAGAGGACTTCCGGGAGCGGCTCCGAGAACTACCACCGAGCGCGAAGCTCGTCGCGAAAGTGCTGGAAGACGACGCACCCCTCTCGCAGGGCCAGCTCGCAGAGACCTCACTGTTGCCCGACCGCACCGTGCGCTACGCGCTGAACCGGCTCGAAGAGTCAGAGCTCGTCGACTCCCGATACAGCTTCACCGACGCGCGAAAGCAGGTCTACTTCCTCACGGCCTGA
- a CDS encoding MBL fold metallo-hydrolase: MDWRRVNVAVESRAPTGETAAYLSEGPDALLVDPADRTPALDDAVSAADVAHVAVTHHHPDHVGAVADYARETDTTVWARRGRAESFESATGIAPDRTFAQGTTVPAGDDGVEVLDLPGHAPEHVGFATESGVVSGDVAVAEGSVVVGAPEGDMRAYLSSLRRLHSRNPDALYPGHGPTIDEPRSSCRRLLRHRRGREERVREAVAAGAATPEEILDRAYEKDLSGVRDLALATVVAHLEKLAVEAALRWDGNQALPARASRR, from the coding sequence ATGGACTGGCGCCGGGTCAACGTCGCCGTCGAATCGCGCGCACCCACTGGCGAGACCGCCGCGTATCTGAGCGAGGGCCCCGACGCGCTGCTGGTCGACCCCGCGGACCGGACGCCAGCGCTCGACGACGCGGTCAGCGCCGCCGACGTCGCGCACGTCGCGGTCACCCACCACCACCCGGACCACGTCGGCGCCGTGGCCGACTACGCTCGGGAGACTGACACGACGGTCTGGGCCCGCCGCGGTCGGGCCGAGTCGTTCGAGTCGGCGACCGGTATCGCGCCGGACCGGACGTTCGCCCAGGGGACGACAGTTCCGGCGGGCGACGATGGCGTGGAAGTGCTGGACCTCCCCGGCCACGCGCCCGAACACGTCGGCTTCGCCACGGAGAGTGGCGTCGTCAGCGGGGACGTGGCCGTCGCCGAGGGCAGCGTCGTGGTGGGCGCGCCCGAGGGCGATATGCGGGCCTATCTCTCGTCGCTGCGCCGGCTCCACAGCCGGAATCCGGATGCGCTGTATCCCGGCCACGGACCCACGATTGACGAGCCCCGGAGCTCCTGCCGGCGCCTCCTCCGCCACCGACGTGGCCGAGAGGAGCGTGTCCGCGAGGCCGTCGCGGCGGGCGCGGCGACGCCGGAAGAAATCCTCGACCGGGCCTACGAGAAGGACCTGAGCGGCGTGCGGGACCTCGCGCTCGCGACGGTTGTCGCGCACCTCGAAAAACTCGCCGTCGAGGCCGCCCTCCGGTGGGATGGCAACCAGGCGCTCCCGGCACGAGCGTCCCGGCGGTGA
- a CDS encoding winged helix-turn-helix transcriptional regulator — protein MSGDEGVDTEKRATLRRFAALGAASPFVGLASGDSDSETPDAIAGYVSARPGTHFSKLRDDLKLGTGEAQHHLHRLEQEGAVDSRKDGDYRRYFPAGQFSEFEQVTLGYLRRSTPRGMLVALLRDPSVTASGLATTLSVSRPTISKHAKDLEAAGLLSRDEGYAVAEPETVLTLLIRYADSFGDGAAQLAADADSLLRYDPD, from the coding sequence ATGAGTGGTGACGAGGGGGTCGACACGGAGAAGCGAGCGACGTTGCGTCGCTTCGCGGCTCTGGGCGCCGCTAGCCCCTTCGTCGGCCTGGCCAGCGGCGACAGCGACAGCGAGACGCCCGACGCAATCGCGGGCTACGTCTCGGCCCGCCCGGGGACCCACTTCTCGAAGCTCCGGGACGACCTCAAACTGGGTACCGGCGAGGCCCAGCACCATCTCCACCGCCTGGAGCAGGAGGGCGCCGTCGACTCCCGGAAAGACGGCGACTATCGCCGGTACTTCCCGGCGGGCCAGTTCTCCGAGTTCGAGCAAGTGACGCTTGGCTACCTGCGGCGGTCGACCCCCCGCGGGATGCTCGTCGCCCTGCTCCGAGACCCCTCGGTGACGGCCTCGGGGCTGGCGACGACGCTGTCGGTGTCACGACCAACGATAAGCAAGCACGCGAAGGACCTCGAGGCGGCTGGTCTGCTCTCACGGGACGAGGGCTACGCCGTCGCCGAACCGGAGACTGTACTGACCTTGCTGATTCGCTACGCAGACTCCTTCGGTGACGGCGCCGCACAGCTGGCCGCCGACGCTGATTCCTTGCTGCGCTACGACCCTGACTGA
- a CDS encoding YkgJ family cysteine cluster protein, which translates to MDSLETELDRARELDVSELADAIETIGFECTRCGACCKSEADQREASSNVNGEAVSADDGGCGDDSTSERDGEDGTGDSEPHTATVFPDEIRRLQQAGDYDFRDVARPMPYGIEETPDGPQGETFEWALQTDDCGDCTFYDESDGVGACTVHEDRPLICQTYPFSVAVGGTSQPMGEAVDSEGMVRAHECEGLGRDISRKDAEELAVALKERAIRELEEAIGVRENYEPTAVEGVVVHDSEGQKRPDGREL; encoded by the coding sequence ATGGACTCACTCGAGACCGAACTCGACCGCGCCCGCGAACTGGACGTGAGCGAGCTCGCGGACGCCATCGAGACCATCGGCTTCGAGTGTACGCGCTGTGGGGCCTGCTGTAAGAGCGAAGCCGACCAACGGGAGGCCTCGTCAAATGTGAACGGCGAAGCCGTGAGCGCCGACGATGGGGGATGTGGGGACGATTCGACATCGGAACGCGACGGTGAGGATGGAACTGGCGATTCCGAGCCGCACACTGCGACGGTGTTTCCGGACGAAATCCGCCGGTTACAGCAGGCGGGCGACTACGACTTCCGCGACGTGGCCCGGCCGATGCCTTACGGTATCGAGGAGACGCCCGACGGTCCGCAGGGCGAGACCTTCGAGTGGGCGCTCCAGACCGACGACTGTGGGGACTGTACGTTCTACGACGAATCCGACGGCGTCGGCGCCTGCACCGTCCACGAAGACCGGCCGCTCATCTGTCAGACGTACCCCTTCTCCGTCGCCGTTGGCGGGACGAGCCAGCCGATGGGCGAGGCCGTCGATTCGGAGGGGATGGTTCGGGCCCACGAGTGTGAGGGGTTAGGACGAGACATCTCCCGGAAAGACGCCGAGGAACTGGCTGTGGCGCTGAAAGAGCGAGCGATCAGAGAGCTAGAAGAGGCCATCGGCGTCAGAGAGAACTACGAGCCGACGGCCGTCGAGGGCGTCGTCGTCCACGACTCCGAGGGGCAAAAGCGGCCCGACGGACGCGAACTCTAG
- the metG gene encoding methionine--tRNA ligase, translating to MSHDDFPTDHPAVVTCGLPYANGDLHVGHLRTYVAGDALSRGLRRIGQQTAFVCGSDMHGTPVAVNAAEEGVEPREFALDYHDTYAETFPQFNVEFDNYGHTDDETNTELTQEFVRSWVDEGHVHEKEIEVAWDTEEDQPLPDRFVEGTCPYCGEQARGDECDEGCQRHLEPGDIEDPVSTITGNPAEYRTREHKFLRLADFQEYLQGFLDRIEGTDNAKNQPREWVEGELQDLCITRDMDWGIDYPAGGDEGEDTAEDLVLYVWVDAPIEYVASTKQYSERVGADEYDWEQVWKIDGETEHGTEWDDDWTDESGDVVHVIGRDIIQHHAVFWPAMLRGAGYNEPRSILATGFVGIDGKALSTSRNRAVWADEYLDAGFHPDLFRYYIATGAGLETDVDFSWDRFAERVNGELVGNVGNFINRALLFAARNYDGTPDAAVSEDVRDRIEETLESFETAVRDYDVRTLAELATGLSDYGNEYIQRTEPWHLLDEDPSEAAQVIRDCVQLAKAVAVVMQPVLPGKAERLWGQLGEAGSVADVSLDTALEAPPETFDEPDQLFEQVEDDHIAELNEELQDRVEEASDDGDDADEADVDLEPLETDRIGFEDFEGVDMRVGEIVTAESVEDADKLLKLEVDIGHEVRQVVAGLAELHDVDELPGTRVILLANMEQATIFGVESNGMVLAAGDEADLLTTHEDAPLGTRVQ from the coding sequence ATGAGCCACGACGACTTTCCCACGGACCACCCAGCGGTGGTCACCTGTGGGCTCCCCTACGCCAACGGCGACCTCCACGTCGGGCATCTCCGGACGTACGTCGCCGGCGACGCCCTCTCGCGAGGGCTCCGCCGCATCGGCCAGCAGACCGCCTTCGTCTGCGGCTCGGACATGCACGGCACGCCCGTCGCCGTCAACGCCGCCGAGGAAGGCGTCGAGCCCCGCGAGTTCGCACTGGACTACCACGATACCTACGCCGAGACGTTCCCGCAGTTCAACGTCGAGTTCGACAACTACGGCCACACGGACGACGAGACCAACACTGAACTCACCCAGGAGTTCGTCCGCTCGTGGGTCGACGAGGGTCACGTCCACGAGAAGGAGATCGAAGTGGCGTGGGACACCGAGGAAGACCAGCCCCTCCCGGACCGCTTCGTCGAGGGGACCTGTCCGTACTGCGGCGAGCAGGCACGGGGCGACGAGTGCGACGAGGGGTGTCAGCGCCACCTCGAACCCGGTGACATCGAGGACCCCGTGAGCACCATCACGGGCAACCCAGCCGAGTACCGCACTCGCGAACACAAGTTCCTCCGGCTGGCGGACTTCCAGGAGTACCTCCAGGGCTTCCTCGACCGAATCGAGGGCACCGACAACGCGAAGAACCAGCCCAGAGAGTGGGTCGAGGGCGAGCTCCAGGACCTCTGTATCACGCGGGACATGGACTGGGGCATCGACTATCCGGCGGGCGGTGACGAAGGCGAAGACACGGCCGAGGACCTCGTCCTCTACGTCTGGGTCGACGCCCCCATCGAGTACGTCGCCTCGACGAAGCAGTACTCCGAGCGCGTCGGCGCCGACGAGTACGACTGGGAGCAGGTCTGGAAGATAGACGGCGAGACCGAACACGGCACCGAGTGGGACGACGACTGGACCGACGAGAGCGGCGACGTCGTCCACGTCATCGGCCGCGATATCATCCAGCACCACGCCGTCTTCTGGCCCGCGATGTTGCGGGGCGCCGGCTACAACGAGCCCCGCTCGATTCTGGCCACCGGGTTCGTCGGCATCGACGGCAAGGCCCTCTCGACCTCCCGGAACCGGGCGGTGTGGGCCGACGAGTACCTAGACGCCGGCTTCCACCCGGACCTGTTCCGGTACTACATCGCCACCGGCGCCGGCCTGGAGACCGACGTTGACTTCTCCTGGGACCGCTTCGCCGAGCGGGTCAACGGCGAACTCGTGGGTAACGTCGGGAACTTCATCAACCGCGCGCTGCTGTTTGCGGCCCGCAACTACGACGGCACGCCCGACGCCGCCGTCAGCGAGGACGTCCGGGACCGCATCGAAGAGACACTCGAGTCCTTCGAGACAGCGGTGAGGGACTACGACGTCCGCACGCTCGCAGAGCTTGCGACCGGGCTCTCGGACTACGGCAACGAGTACATCCAGCGCACCGAGCCGTGGCACCTTCTCGACGAGGACCCCTCGGAGGCCGCACAGGTCATCCGCGACTGCGTCCAGCTCGCCAAAGCCGTCGCCGTGGTCATGCAGCCGGTGTTGCCGGGCAAGGCCGAGCGGCTGTGGGGCCAGCTGGGCGAGGCCGGCTCGGTCGCTGACGTCTCCCTCGACACCGCGTTAGAGGCACCGCCCGAGACCTTCGACGAGCCCGACCAGCTGTTCGAGCAGGTAGAGGACGACCACATCGCCGAGCTCAACGAGGAACTGCAGGACCGAGTCGAAGAAGCGAGCGATGACGGGGACGACGCTGACGAGGCCGACGTCGACCTCGAACCGCTCGAAACCGACCGCATCGGCTTCGAGGACTTCGAGGGCGTCGACATGCGCGTCGGCGAAATCGTCACCGCCGAGTCCGTCGAGGACGCCGACAAGCTGCTCAAACTCGAGGTCGACATCGGTCACGAGGTCCGCCAGGTCGTCGCCGGCCTGGCCGAACTCCACGACGTCGACGAGCTCCCCGGGACCCGCGTCATCCTGCTTGCCAACATGGAGCAAGCCACCATCTTCGGCGTCGAGTCCAACGGGATGGTGCTGGCCGCCGGCGACGAGGCCGACCTGCTGACCACCCACGAGGACGCCCCGCTCGGGACTCGGGTGCAGTAG
- a CDS encoding NfeD family protein, whose product MNVPVGSLALVPAQLEPLFGTTISAVLFLAGAALIVAEAFAPGTHFFVLGAALLVAGLVGFFIPASLGLLAPLILAVAVLLTTAFTLWGYRKIDFSAPGRGQSLSSSSLQGQFGTVTERVTKSAGQVKLEDGGFNPYYEARSVGGDIEEGAEVLVVDPGGGNVLKVEATATSDDDIDRALERDREERPAPEADAESEHA is encoded by the coding sequence ATGAACGTTCCCGTGGGGTCGCTCGCTCTCGTGCCCGCACAGCTCGAACCGCTGTTTGGGACGACGATATCCGCCGTCCTCTTCCTTGCCGGTGCGGCGCTCATCGTCGCCGAGGCGTTCGCGCCGGGGACTCACTTTTTCGTCCTCGGCGCCGCCTTGCTGGTCGCCGGACTGGTCGGCTTTTTCATCCCGGCCAGTCTGGGGCTGCTCGCGCCGCTCATCCTCGCCGTGGCGGTCCTCCTGACGACGGCCTTCACGCTGTGGGGCTACCGGAAGATAGACTTCTCGGCACCCGGCCGGGGCCAGTCCCTCTCATCGAGTTCGCTCCAGGGACAGTTCGGGACGGTCACCGAACGCGTCACGAAGAGTGCTGGCCAGGTCAAGCTAGAGGACGGCGGGTTCAACCCCTACTACGAGGCCCGTAGCGTGGGCGGCGACATCGAGGAGGGGGCCGAGGTGTTGGTCGTCGACCCCGGCGGCGGCAACGTCCTCAAGGTCGAAGCGACGGCGACCAGCGACGACGACATCGACCGGGCGCTGGAGCGGGACCGCGAGGAGCGGCCGGCGCCGGAGGCCGACGCCGAGTCCGAGCACGCCTGA
- a CDS encoding TRAM domain-containing protein, translated as MEISDELLCLFSADVTAEDDRYLVEVPRREVETGAVEAGETYRVALISTDIEAGAEESPEAETPPDQPQPPVEPGETRYVEIEDIGKQGDGIARVERGYVIIVPGADIGERVKIEVTEVKSNFAVGEILDEDV; from the coding sequence ATGGAAATCTCGGACGAACTGCTGTGTCTGTTCAGTGCTGACGTGACTGCCGAGGACGACCGGTATCTCGTCGAAGTGCCCCGACGCGAGGTCGAGACGGGCGCCGTCGAGGCAGGCGAGACATACCGGGTCGCTCTCATCTCCACGGATATCGAAGCTGGGGCCGAAGAGAGCCCAGAGGCGGAGACACCACCGGACCAGCCACAGCCGCCGGTCGAACCGGGCGAGACCCGCTACGTCGAGATCGAGGATATCGGCAAGCAGGGCGACGGCATCGCCCGCGTCGAACGCGGCTACGTCATCATCGTCCCCGGGGCCGACATCGGTGAACGGGTCAAGATAGAGGTCACCGAGGTCAAGTCCAACTTCGCCGTCGGCGAGATTCTCGACGAGGACGTCTAG
- a CDS encoding SPFH domain-containing protein, translating to MTIPLIPLQFLAGSIFVFVTMVLLVLAIAVAYSSVVIIRPYQKGAYTVLGTYRGILDQGIHFIYPFVSDVTRFDMRTQTLDVPRQEAITRDNSPVTADAVVYIKVMDPKKAFLEVDNYERAVSNLAQTTLRAVLGDMELDDTLNKRQEINSRIRRELDEPTDEWGVRVESVEVREVNPSKDVQQAMEQQTSAERKRRAMILEAQGERRSAIETAEGDKQSNIIRAQGEKQSQILEAQGDAISTVLRAKSAESMGERAVIDKGMETLGEMGKSESTTFVLPQELTSLVGRYGKHLQGSDVKENGHTLEALDFTEETREMLGLDDIEEILGQIDEEAEVDVEAMEEEAQKIKRGKDAGVDNADDMIEQMDAEIDDGVGGETDIAGGPDDTGGSGDGDSESGK from the coding sequence ATGACAATCCCGCTAATACCGCTACAGTTCCTCGCTGGCAGCATCTTCGTGTTCGTCACGATGGTGTTGCTGGTGCTGGCCATCGCTGTAGCGTACTCCAGTGTCGTCATCATCCGGCCGTACCAGAAAGGTGCCTACACCGTGCTGGGGACCTATCGCGGCATCCTCGACCAGGGGATTCACTTCATCTATCCCTTCGTCTCCGACGTCACCCGCTTCGATATGCGGACCCAGACGCTCGACGTGCCCCGACAGGAGGCCATCACGCGTGACAACTCGCCCGTCACCGCCGACGCCGTCGTCTACATCAAGGTGATGGACCCGAAGAAGGCCTTCCTCGAGGTCGACAACTACGAGCGCGCCGTCTCGAACCTCGCCCAGACCACGCTCCGTGCAGTGCTGGGTGACATGGAACTGGACGACACGCTGAACAAGCGCCAGGAGATCAACTCGCGCATCCGACGCGAACTGGACGAACCCACCGACGAGTGGGGTGTCCGTGTCGAGTCCGTCGAGGTCCGTGAGGTCAACCCCTCGAAGGACGTCCAGCAGGCCATGGAGCAACAGACCTCCGCCGAGCGGAAACGCCGTGCCATGATCCTGGAAGCGCAGGGTGAACGGCGCTCCGCCATCGAGACCGCGGAGGGTGACAAGCAGTCCAACATCATCCGCGCCCAGGGTGAGAAGCAGAGCCAGATTCTGGAAGCCCAGGGTGACGCTATCTCGACGGTGCTGCGAGCGAAATCCGCCGAGTCGATGGGCGAACGCGCCGTCATCGACAAGGGGATGGAGACGCTCGGCGAGATGGGCAAATCCGAGTCCACGACCTTCGTGTTGCCCCAGGAGCTCACCTCGCTCGTCGGTCGGTACGGCAAGCACCTCCAGGGCTCCGACGTGAAAGAGAACGGTCACACCTTAGAGGCGCTCGACTTCACCGAGGAGACCCGCGAGATGCTCGGCCTCGACGACATCGAAGAGATTCTCGGCCAGATAGACGAGGAGGCCGAGGTCGACGTCGAGGCGATGGAGGAAGAGGCCCAGAAGATAAAACGCGGCAAGGACGCCGGCGTCGACAACGCCGACGACATGATAGAGCAGATGGACGCCGAGATCGACGACGGCGTCGGCGGCGAGACCGACATCGCCGGCGGCCCCGACGACACCGGCGGCTCCGGGGACGGCGACAGCGAAAGCGGTAAATAA
- a CDS encoding DUF7123 family protein, producing MSATAQATDSPLSEKQRRILEYLEANADEQTYFKSRLIGEELGLSAKEVGTNMTTIADGEFAVDVEKWGYSSSTTWMVDA from the coding sequence ATGAGCGCAACCGCACAGGCGACCGACAGCCCACTCTCGGAGAAACAGCGCCGCATCCTCGAGTACCTGGAAGCCAACGCCGACGAGCAGACCTACTTCAAATCACGCCTCATCGGCGAGGAGCTGGGGCTCTCGGCCAAGGAAGTCGGAACGAACATGACGACCATCGCCGACGGGGAGTTCGCCGTCGACGTGGAGAAGTGGGGGTACTCCTCCTCGACGACGTGGATGGTCGACGCCTGA
- a CDS encoding class I SAM-dependent methyltransferase — translation MKGQEWYQTDTVAEEYEAKRFSRGGRLIDRREKEAVLEAIGPVADKKVLEVACGTGRFTVMLAERDADITGLDISGPMLQQGREKAKNAGVDDHVEFMRGDAARLPFPDNHFDTVLAMRFFHLADTPAAFLAEMRRVAKDQVFFDTFNRFSTRSLYNWALPMGSRLYSRWEIDRLLDGADLELANESHDWVLPYGFYRKIPNELASSFRSIDTAIGGTPLGDKLASVSYWNTHVSPS, via the coding sequence GTGAAAGGGCAGGAGTGGTACCAGACCGACACCGTGGCCGAAGAGTACGAGGCCAAGCGATTCTCCCGCGGTGGCCGGCTTATCGACCGTCGTGAGAAGGAAGCGGTGCTTGAGGCCATCGGTCCGGTGGCGGACAAGAAAGTGCTAGAGGTCGCCTGCGGTACCGGTCGCTTCACCGTGATGCTCGCCGAGCGTGACGCCGACATCACCGGGCTCGATATCTCGGGCCCGATGCTCCAGCAGGGCCGCGAGAAAGCCAAAAACGCTGGTGTCGACGACCACGTCGAGTTCATGCGCGGCGACGCCGCCAGGCTCCCCTTCCCGGACAACCACTTCGACACAGTGCTGGCGATGCGGTTTTTCCACCTGGCCGATACGCCCGCGGCCTTCCTCGCGGAGATGCGCCGGGTCGCCAAAGACCAGGTCTTCTTCGACACGTTCAACCGCTTCTCGACGCGCTCGCTGTACAACTGGGCGCTCCCGATGGGGTCGCGGTTGTACTCCCGCTGGGAGATCGACCGCCTGCTAGACGGCGCCGACCTCGAACTCGCCAACGAATCCCACGACTGGGTGCTCCCCTACGGCTTCTATCGGAAGATTCCGAACGAACTCGCCTCCTCGTTTCGCTCTATCGATACGGCCATCGGCGGCACGCCACTGGGCGATAAACTCGCGTCGGTCTCCTACTGGAACACGCACGTCTCGCCTAGCTAA